The Candidatus Uhrbacteria bacterium genome has a segment encoding these proteins:
- the gyrA gene encoding DNA gyrase subunit A: MSEQEKILPNPVNTVSAPFVDEMQVAFLDYAMSVIVDRALPDVRDGLKPVHRRILYAMWTLGLRANAKFRKSATVVGEVLGKYHPHGDTAVYDSMVRMAQEFAMRYPLVRGQGNFGSVDGDGAAAMRYTEAKLSGIAEELIFDIDRETVDFRPNYDGSHDEPKVLPAKLPNLLLNGTLGIAVGMATNMPPHNLTEVCDGIAALIENPDIEIDDLVKIIPGPDFPTGGIIYNKNDIKQAYATGKGGIVIRAKTEIVEEKAGAFRIIVDELPYQVNKAQLLEKIAELVTEKKIEGIRDLRDESNKDGIRMVVELKKDAYPKKVLNQLFKMTQLQETFHVNSLCLIDGIQPRILTLKDLLEEYLKHRKEVVRRRTQYELDRAKERMHILEGLRIALLKIDEIIALIKKSKDKDEARIGLMTKFKLSEIQAQAILDMRLQQLTNLDRLKVEQEWEEKKKLIEELESILASAKKILAIIKGEVSDLKEKFGDERRTKIISGPVGELAMEDLVPSEETLVMLTADGYIKRLPPDTFKSQGRGGKGVIGLETKDEDQVMSMFTTNTHTEIMFFTNRGRVFRLKAYELPVGSRTSKGQAIVNFLQLAPGEKISITLPMENMEGAKFLVMVTSQGTIKKSSLDEFANVRRSGLIAISLHDGDELIWVKPSNGGDDISLVTREGQSIRFSEEDVRAMGRSAAGVRGILLKKKNDEVVGMDVINPKLADKGLLELFVLTENGLGKRTSLSEYKQQGRGGSGIRTMKVTDKTGGVIGAFISGKDDEQDLVMISKKGIVVRTPFKSVPSLGRDTQGVRLMRFKEDGDKVSSVTIV, encoded by the coding sequence ATGTCTGAACAGGAAAAGATTCTCCCGAATCCCGTAAACACCGTTTCCGCCCCCTTCGTCGATGAGATGCAGGTCGCGTTCCTCGATTACGCCATGAGCGTTATCGTCGACCGCGCTCTCCCGGATGTCCGCGACGGTTTGAAGCCGGTTCACCGCCGTATTTTGTACGCGATGTGGACGCTCGGCCTGCGTGCCAACGCCAAGTTCCGCAAATCCGCCACCGTGGTCGGTGAAGTGCTTGGTAAATATCACCCGCACGGCGACACGGCTGTTTACGATTCCATGGTTCGCATGGCTCAAGAATTTGCCATGCGCTATCCGTTGGTCCGCGGCCAAGGAAACTTCGGTTCTGTCGACGGTGACGGCGCTGCCGCCATGCGTTATACAGAAGCCAAGCTCTCCGGAATCGCGGAAGAACTCATTTTTGATATCGATCGTGAAACCGTCGACTTCCGCCCCAACTATGACGGCTCCCACGATGAACCAAAAGTTCTTCCGGCCAAGCTTCCGAACCTGCTCTTGAACGGTACCCTCGGTATCGCCGTCGGTATGGCGACCAATATGCCGCCTCACAACCTCACCGAGGTTTGTGACGGTATCGCCGCATTGATCGAAAATCCTGACATTGAAATCGACGACCTCGTAAAAATCATTCCGGGCCCGGATTTCCCAACCGGCGGAATCATCTACAACAAGAACGACATTAAGCAGGCGTATGCCACCGGAAAAGGCGGTATCGTTATCCGCGCCAAAACGGAAATTGTTGAGGAGAAAGCCGGCGCTTTCCGCATCATCGTCGATGAATTGCCGTACCAGGTAAACAAGGCCCAGCTTTTGGAAAAGATCGCCGAGCTCGTCACCGAGAAAAAAATCGAGGGCATCCGCGACTTGCGCGACGAATCCAACAAAGACGGCATCCGCATGGTCGTCGAGCTCAAAAAGGACGCCTACCCAAAGAAAGTCTTGAACCAGCTCTTCAAGATGACCCAGCTTCAGGAAACCTTCCACGTAAACTCGCTCTGTTTGATCGACGGCATCCAGCCGCGCATCCTCACGCTCAAGGATTTGCTCGAGGAATACCTCAAGCATCGCAAAGAAGTTGTCCGTCGCCGTACACAATACGAGTTGGACCGCGCCAAGGAGCGCATGCACATCTTGGAAGGCTTGCGCATCGCTCTTTTGAAGATTGATGAAATCATTGCGCTCATCAAAAAGTCCAAAGACAAGGACGAGGCCCGCATCGGTTTGATGACCAAGTTCAAATTGTCGGAAATCCAGGCTCAAGCCATTCTCGACATGCGCTTGCAGCAGCTCACTAACCTCGATCGTTTGAAGGTCGAGCAGGAGTGGGAAGAGAAAAAGAAGCTCATCGAGGAGCTCGAGAGCATTCTCGCCTCCGCCAAAAAGATTCTCGCCATCATCAAGGGAGAAGTTTCCGACTTGAAAGAGAAGTTTGGCGATGAACGCCGCACCAAGATCATCTCCGGTCCGGTCGGGGAGCTCGCGATGGAGGATTTGGTTCCTTCGGAAGAAACGCTCGTGATGCTGACCGCCGACGGTTACATCAAGCGTTTACCGCCAGACACCTTCAAGAGCCAAGGCCGCGGCGGAAAGGGCGTCATCGGCTTGGAAACCAAGGATGAAGACCAAGTGATGAGCATGTTCACCACCAACACGCACACGGAAATCATGTTCTTCACCAACCGTGGCCGCGTGTTCCGTCTCAAAGCCTATGAACTTCCGGTCGGCAGCCGTACCAGCAAGGGCCAAGCCATCGTGAACTTCCTCCAGCTCGCTCCAGGCGAGAAAATCTCCATCACGCTTCCGATGGAAAATATGGAAGGCGCAAAATTCCTTGTGATGGTTACGAGCCAAGGCACAATCAAAAAATCATCTCTCGATGAATTCGCCAATGTCCGCCGCTCCGGCTTGATCGCGATCTCGCTCCATGACGGCGACGAGCTCATCTGGGTTAAACCTTCCAATGGCGGCGACGACATCTCGCTTGTCACGCGTGAAGGCCAGTCCATCCGTTTCTCAGAAGAGGACGTCCGCGCCATGGGCCGTTCAGCTGCCGGTGTCCGCGGTATTCTCCTCAAGAAAAAGAACGATGAAGTCGTGGGCATGGACGTCATCAATCCAAAGCTCGCTGATAAAGGCCTACTCGAACTCTTCGTCCTCACGGAAAACGGTCTCGGTAAGCGCACCTCGCTTTCGGAATACAAGCAGCAAGGCCGCGGCGGCTCCGGTATCCGTACAATGAAAGTCACGGACAAAACAGGCGGAGTGATTGGCGCCTTCATCTCCGGCAAGGACGATGAGCAGGACCTCGTCATGATCTCCAAAAAAGGCATCGTGGTCCGCACGCCTTTCAAGAGTGTTCCGTCCCTCGGACGCGACACCCAAGGTGTCCGCCTGATGCGCTTCAAAGAAGACGGCGACAAAGTCTCAAGCGTCACCATCGTATAA